The sequence below is a genomic window from Pseudorasbora parva isolate DD20220531a chromosome 4, ASM2467924v1, whole genome shotgun sequence.
TACACCGCCAGCCGGGGCACGGGCAGCCGGATCTGGCCCGCAGGGTGCTCATCACCAACACCCTCAGGCACATCCAGGACGAGCTGAGGGGCGAGGAGGGCGACCTTCTGCCCCCATCCCACTCCAGACAGGACCATCCATCAGCACCCGCTGTGAAGGACAGCTTCGCCGCAGCGCTGGCTGAGATCGAGGCTCTGTGTCCAACAGTGGGGATTACGGCTTTATTTTCCACACTCGCAGCGGAGCAGGACGTGCCAGATATTACCAGAGGCGCTGATTTGCCTGATTCAGGCGACTCAAGACCGCCGGATCTGGCTGAAATGCACAGCACTGACTCTGACTCCGCCCCACCGACGTTTAGCCACGCCCCCTCATGCCTCGCAGATTTCTCACTGGACGATTTCCTGTTCTCGGAAATCGACAGCTTCCTGTTCGACAGCGGTTTACCCCTGAGCGCGACCTCGGGGGCGTCAAGGgtcgtttccatggtaacggaCGACCTCGTCAAGACGCTCGCTGGTTACGGAAGCGGCGGGACGAGCCAATCGGCTCTTTCGTCCAGTCAGACTTTCAGCGAACTCGATCACATTATGGAGGTGTTGGTGGGGTCCTAATTTGACATGCCGATGAAAACGTTTTGTACTCGCGTCAggaaatattaaagggttacttcagcgattagcatatggctttgtatcagtagaagccccggagtatattcgaatgatcgtgctcccccccaTCATATCCCcccgagacaagagatttatgctttttatttctggaaaaaatctgaatttttgaccaaaggctaaagactacagccagcagagggagctatttccgcatgttttcaacccgcgcatgggcaaagcattctgggaattgtagtctttcatccccatgagacaaaaatacattttctgtcttttttcagTCTCTAGAAGGcaacaaattcaaaaataactacattaatgacccaggttaaatacacattcatcttcccagagctgaagtacccctttaagggctattttactgtattattatggTATGTACGGCGAAAAGTTTACGTCTGTGTGTgttcatatatttattttgatacAGGGCGCACAATGTGATGCACAGCCATTTTGTAATATCAATGTTATAAAGTGATATTTTCTCATGGaaattattttagtatttaaacattttgaaaataaaagaaattccaaaaataaaatgtctttcAGTTTGTCCCCCCCCGAAAATAAACCAATGAATGAAGACGACACCACaccaaaaacagctttttctcttaaattattttaatttcttgtgTACACTTAGAAGAAAATTTACACactagtttttgtttttttgtttttccaaGAACCCGGGCATGCGCGATTGACCTCGGTACAGGCTCTTTAAGATATCATTCATCTGTATGAGTTTTCCATAGGAATTTTCCCATAACAATTTTTACATGTTTCATAGTTTGACTGTACACAGTCTGAAGCCACAGTTAACTATGTAAGCAGTTCTTCCGTATGTCTTTACAATGTGCAAAATCCTCCAGGAGACAGAATAaacaatgacacacacacacacacacacacactgggagAAAAAGATGGGGAACTCTTTACAGATGCTTCTGGAGAACATTTCCCATCATGCACTCCTGGCGTTCAGGATCACAGTGACGGCAGACGTCCTCCAAAAGACAAGTTTAGGATTTGGCAGATTAAATAATACACAGATATAGCGTGACCCAAACACAATGATAACTGGGAAATAATGAGCGGAAACTTACAGCAGATATTGGTCCCTTATTCTCGATACAGCTATATATAAATCATCTTAATCATTCATCCAACGGTTCCTTCACTACGCTACAGTCCCGAAGCCAGTGGTTTCAACTTACAGTAAAAAATAACGACAAAATAACAAAACGTTCCTATAGGACTCGTCTACAGTCTGGCCGTGAGGAAAGCAAGTTCAGTGTTAA
It includes:
- the sertad2a gene encoding SERTA domain-containing protein 2, which codes for MLCKGLKRRLERGAESGLIKMACPEEAPASCYGLQRQAVLNLSLLKLHRQPGHGQPDLARRVLITNTLRHIQDELRGEEGDLLPPSHSRQDHPSAPAVKDSFAAALAEIEALCPTVGITALFSTLAAEQDVPDITRGADLPDSGDSRPPDLAEMHSTDSDSAPPTFSHAPSCLADFSLDDFLFSEIDSFLFDSGLPLSATSGASRVVSMVTDDLVKTLAGYGSGGTSQSALSSSQTFSELDHIMEVLVGS